Below is a window of Pagrus major chromosome 21, Pma_NU_1.0 DNA.
GTGGACGTGTAGGGATGTGTTTGATGGTGTAAAAGTGTTGACGATGGTTTGAGAGTCAGATGTTGGTGGATGTTTGCGGCTGTTCGGTCGGACTCAGCCGGTGAGCCGCTGAGCTGCAGCGTGGCGCCTCAATGGCTGATGAAACCTCAGCTGACCTGCAGCACGGGACACTCACACCAAGCCGTTGATAACTCATTAAAGCACCTCTATACGACACTGTCAACACCGTGAagcacagcaaaacagctgattTGTGGTACTTGTTGTGTGTTACTTCCCTGTTAAAGCTCGCGTGTTAACATGTTGACCCTGCCTCTCCTCTCAGGGTTTCGTCAAAGTGGTGAAAAACAAGTCCTACTTCAAGAGATATGAAGTCAAgttcaggaggaggagaggtaaGAGAATCTGAAATCATCCAGACACAGGGCTTCACAGGCTTGACACTGAGCATGCGCCATCAAGCCAAGCTCctcttcagtgtgtttaaacagtGCTTTGGTAATGATTGTGTGTTGCTAACTCTACAGAGGGGAAAACTGACTTCTTCGCCCGTAAGCGCCTGGTTGTGCAGGACAAGAACAAGTACAACACACCCAAGTACCGCATGATCGTCAGGTTCTCCAACAGGGACCTCTGCTGCCAGGTCAGTGACTGGGAAACTGAGTGATACTCGTGTTGCGACATGTTGAAAATGGCATAACTCTCctaactttctctctcttttccagaTTGCCTATGCAAAGATTGAAGGAGACCATATCGTGTGTGCTGCTTACTCTCACGAGTTGCCCAAATATGGTATCACTGTAGGCCTCACTAACTACGCTGCAGCCTACTGCACCGGGCTGCTGCTGGCTCGCCGGGTAAGAGCACACGTGCACGAACATCTACACTTGAATAGGACAGTGAGAATTGTGCCGACATAGCAATATCAAAGGTCAAATTTATAATATCACCATATTTCACAATTGGTGGAGAGAAAGTAAAAGGCATCATTGCGTCTTTCCTAAGAATGCTCACATCCTCTTTTTGTGCCTTCCTCCCACTTCCTCCTCTTAGCTGCTGCACAAGTTCGGCATGGACCAGGTGTACGAGGGCCAGGTGGAGGTGACGGGAGATGAATTCAACGTAGAGAGCATTGACGGACAGCCGGGTGCCTTCACGTGTTACCTGGATGCAGGTCTGGCTAGAACCACCACAGGGAACAAGGTGTTTGGAGCCCTAAAGGGGGCAGTCGACGGTGGGCTGTCCATTCCTCACAGGTCAGTATGATACGAGTATGACAACAGCACCCACTGGTGATTCAcaaatataatgtgttttttttttttttttttagagattattttctctttttctgaaaCCATCTCGACATTAGATTTGTGATTTCAAGCGaggattaaaggtgcacaaacaggatttaatgaaaaatgcatAAGTTGCCCCTGAATTACTCAACGTATAACACTGATAAAACTCGCATATCTCAGAGTGGAGAGAGGACATTAGTTGTCTTTCTTTTGAGACACTTTCTCTCAAAGTCACTCGTAACTTTTGCACGATTGTTTGGTTCCCTTCTTCTTGATGATGATACAAAGCACGCTGAGCAAAATGTAGTTGGTCCTTCATTTGCATTAGCTGATGTTTACTGTCCTTTCAAGACGGGGCTGAGAGAAGCAAGATGAACCAAAGCAAACCTCTGTCGTTGTATTACAGTGTGATTGTTTAGCAGAGCACTGTAGTAGACTGAACACAAGTACAAGAAACCAACAATTTTtggataaatacatttataaaagtacaaaaacttAACTAGTCAACTTAGAGTTTAAGTTTGGTGTATTGTCTGACCGCTTCTTTTCCTTGTTTCCAGTCTAAAACGCTTCCCCGGTTACGACATAGAGAGTAAGGAGTTCAACGCAGAGGTGCATCGCAAACACATCATGGGTATGAACGTGGCCGACTACATGTCTTACCTgatggaggaggacgaggatgcCTACAAGAAACAGTTCTCACGCTTCATCAAGAACGGAGTCACGCCAGACACAGTAAGATGAAGGCTCTTTACCCATGAAAATAGACAACACATCACACTTTGTGTCTACAATAGACTAGAGTTCAACCATCCATCTGGAGTCCTTTGAAACacgttttctttttaaactggATAAAGTCGCCTTTACGTTGGAGAGTTCAGTGatgggaggaaaaacaaagcagtcatacatacatttatttatttaatagtttttttcccATTGACTTGGGTACAACACAACAACTACTTACTAAAACCCCCTAAGAGAGTGACGCCCAACACATTGTAAAAGTGAGATGGCAGAGTGCAGTTCAAAGTGCACAGCTGGAGAGAAACACATTGAAACCATCAAACTTCAGCAACATATTGTTGTTTTAGATAGCTAGTAAGCTTCATTGATTTCAGTCACTTGGAAGATTGAGGAAATGGCTGCTTACCAAGCTGAATTTGTTAATGTACAGTTGGGGAAAAGCAGTGCGTAGAGCCAGAATATATTCACATCTAACTCTGTGAAATAAAGGTTCATTTCAACCAAACTTGAGTTGAAGATAGTTGAAACAGTGGAATGACTATGGACTGTGATAATGGCTGATTTATGGTGAGGAGAGCCGTGGCCCCCATATAGTTTGCTCAATAAGTAACCAATTGCAGGACATAAATCGAGACCATGTTTGAGGTAATTTTAGAAATGGTGTCTCCATTACATaatttgtccaccagagagcactgacaaGTTCATTCTAAAACTAACTTTTTCTTCCCAGTACACTGTTAGATCACATAAAAAGTTTAAGAGAGTCGTACCAAAAATGCTTGTCCCAAGTTTATCTAAAAATGGATATTGGACATTAAGTTCTTAGATTTATTTTAACTCTCATATCAAAAGAACTGTCTTCCCTGCATGATTAGTGCATTTACATCAGGCCTGACCATGATTACAAAGAAAATTGTTCTAAAATAGATGGTTTGGTTCTCTGCTTCTTGATGATGATACAAAGCACGCTGAGCAAAATGTAGTTGGTCCTTCATTTGCACTGGCTGATGTTCACTGTCCTTTCAAGACGGGGCTGAGAGAAGCAAGATGAACCATCCTGCACAACGTGAAATACCTAGAGTTGGTGTACTAAcatgtatgttttgtttctttacaggTAGAAGAAATGTATAAGAAAGCACACGCCGGCATCAGAGCAAACCCAGTACACGAAAAGAAACCGAAAAAAGACGTCAAGAAGAAGAGGTGGGTTCTTGATTTCAGTATCTGAATTGCCTTTCGTTTTTCTCATGTCTCACAACACCTATACTGGCGATGTGAGACATGAGACAAATTTGCAAGGTGCTTTTCCTGCTTCTGGGGGCCAAAATGTGATGATGTAACTCTTAGAAATACCCATGTGACAATTTTGATACCAGTGGAAATAACTGCCCACATTTAACGCAAGCTTCCTTTCAAAGTATTGAATGGCTGTACTGGGAAGATCCCAGTGCTGAGCGGACAAACATTGTGCTGAATGTTAATGGAGCTGTTGTTGTCGCCTCTTTTCCGGACAGGTGGAATCGCGCCAAGTTATCTCTGGCACAGAGGAAGGACCGCGTCGCCCAGAAAAAGGCCAGTTTCTTACGAgcacaagaacaagaagaagggGACGGTTAGAGGCTCGGCACAGCACTCTGCTGCGaagacacaacacacatcacagacaaaTAAATTTATTTCAAACTCAAGCTTTTGTCTCTGTCAGAACTTTCCTTCTTCAatttaatgtgatgtttgtACTTTTGGGTGTTGAAATTACACCCATGATAATATTTACAGTGATTATCTTAAGTCCACAAATGAGTCAAGGTATGATGATGGTGTGGTGTAAAGAAAGAGTTGAACAGAGATTACAGTGAAGTGGTGTGTAGTTTAATTGTGCAAAATCATGCTGGTCTCTTCAACATGTAAACACTTTTACATTTATCAAAGTTCAAACAGCAGCGTGGACATGCTTTAACAGGTCACGTCTGTTCTGAAATGCAGTTAAAGTGGTTAAACAAGTCCGGTCGTTGACTCGGTCACAGTAACTTTACAACAGCGATGTCTGGAGGAGATCATGGACAATTTATACAGCATTCAGATGTGACCACGAGATTTGATAAAGATCTTCACCTCCACTGGTGGTAAACATTCATAAATGACTTCAGTATGATCTCTATGGCACTGAGAATAAATCCAAATATAATGTGAATACAGCACAGTACCACAAATGCTCTTTTCGGTGAGAAAAACTAACATTCACAACTTAAATACATAGTTTCTCTTCGTGTCGTCGATGCAGCATTGATGTCACTAGCGTTACAGGTGGAGGATGTACAGCCCAGTGAAGTACACTGACATTCAGTGTATCACCTCTAGGGAATACTGACAATTATCACCACATTGTCCACTTTGAAACTAATGAACTGCCTGAAGTTGGCATGCAGATGAGACAATTTAAGGAAAAGCCTCCAGCAGTTTCAATGCTCAGTGTTAAATAACTCCACTAATTAAATCCGGTTTTTCCTTCAATGTTCTCACTATTCTACACTTTTTAAAGGTCAAGTCTGGTGATATCctattcccccccccccccccccccattatCAGCCTGTGTTAACAAAACCTTCAACTGGTGAACTCTTCTCCGTCACAGCACCATCTCTATTaacatggtggccattttcctctgacatgcTCAGGGTAGAAAACTCAAATGTAGTACTGCTGTGTTAGAGGTGGCGAGTCATAGTCAAAGATGACGTTAGCATTCAAACACTTCCTAGCAAACACCACTCTCTGATAGTGTTACACAATGATATTTAAAGTATACATTATTTCTAAAAATATCAATGCAGATCGTGGACACATTTATGTAAGCCTAGAAATAAAACCCACTAAATGTAATCAAAGagtaatgttagctagaaagtggctgaatgctaacattagctaatgggttatgaAATATGTTGTATGTCCCTCCAGATTATCACCATCTGTCATCTTTTCAGTCGCCTGTCAATGAGGAGGTGATAAAATGAtaacacatttttcagattCTCTAAAACTTTCCTATACAACTTGCATGCTGGAGCACAGCAGCTAACATTATTCCAGCATTTAAGCTTCCCACCCCTTAGCATGAAGtcggaggaaaatggctgcagagtgaatatggtctattgaATCCAAATGTGTCCAAAATCCATAAAAAGAAAGGAGGTAAAATGTTGCACCTCTTGTCATAATGCTGAacatgggcactgtagtttttttttgaCTGAATGTGAATACAAACTAATGCACCAACTGTGTACTCATCCACCGCTGAAAGTAGTCCCCAAGAAATGCAtcatttactcctgtttgagtaaacTTTGCTAAGAAATACAGTGCCCAGCggtttaagaaaacattacttttttttttttaaatgaaagtatAGTTTTGAGAGCTGTTTTCAGTACTTCAGTAAGCACCAAAGTATTGAGAGCTTACTAATTACAGAAATAAGAACATAGAATATCACCAGCCTTAGGGATAGGGGGTGTACCTTCAAAGGTACACTCCCAAATGATATTTTGGTGCTCAGCAGCAACAAAATTAAGGAGCTCGAGCTTAAAATAGTGCAATTTCATTACACTTTAAACTGGAGTTTCTCACAAAAGTCACGTCTTCCTGAACAGCTCAAACATTTCAGCATGATTTTGTGGTAAAAACAGCAATTTGGTGTCTCAGCTTTCGAGACtaacattaaaatctgtttaCAAATCTGTTTGTCCAGAAGTGCCCCAGTAACATTCCTCTGTGGtgaacaatacaatacattatAATGTGGCGGCATGAACTGTTTTTAAGTGTGACTGATGGAAACATGCaatcattcagtttattttattccaaAGTACTTGGATGTGGGTTCCAGGCCCCGAAGTTGTGAAACTGGGAGAAAGGAGGTAGAGTCTCCTTCAGTCTGATCATTCATAAGTGTTAAGACTTGATAAAAATTACTTCATTAAATTTGCTATTCCTAAATCACAGCATCTGTAATACTCAGCTCCACGTGAGGAGCTGACTGGCATGATTTCAGAGGGACTTCCTCTCCTCGTCACGAGTCCTTGGTGTGTGAGATCTGTCTCCACAACAGAGCTTTCAGGTTGTTGAGGATAAGCGAGTGCTCCATGTTCATCTGTCCGGCATTACCTTTGAGGGCCATACAGGCGTACAACtgcctctccagctcctctctcatTCCTGATGGCGCCCCACGCAGGAGGTAGTCCTTCAGTGTACTGCACGCCTTTGCCAAGTTTGGCTGAACCGGCTCCTCCCTGCACCGCTTCTCTGGCACGTCACATGATGTCCGGCAGTCCACCCCGTACACACAGTCGGCATCCGTCTCACACTTCAGCGCCCGCATGGTGCGCCTGAACTCTGCCTCAGGAACCACTGCTCGGGTGTGGGTCAGACGAAGCTCGTGGCGGTCGGTGTAACCAAAGTGCGCCGCGGCGAGGTCGCAGATCAGAAAGCTGCCGTAGGTGCCATGGAAGATgtcctccaccagctccagcaGGCCCATGGAGATCTTAGCTTTGCGAGGCCAAGAGGGGGTGAACCACTGGTCCATAGTGCGCTGCATGCCACTGGGCACCCAGGATACCAGTGGCCAGGGTAGAGACAAGCCGTACAGGGGCCTGTAGGCAACTCGCTCCGTCATGTACAGGTCCCCACAGTAGCCGAGGAGGCGAGGAGTGTGTCCACGGTCCTGGAGCAGCAAGCCGAGCAGCACCTTAAAAACAAGCACAAATATGTCTCACTGAGGAGTCATTTCATGTTTGTAGACGTCAAAAACAACAAGCAAGAGATAAGAAAAACCAATATCATGGAGCATCTCTTAATTCTTGTTACTGACAGAGGacttcacacattaaagtgacaCGGTTCTTCTTGTGAATGCTCAATGACATCCTGAATTTCTCACACTGACAACCCAACCCAGTTTTCTTCAGTGCAGCATGAACCTAAATTGTATGAATGAAACAGTCAAGGCAAATGATAAAGCTTTTAAGTAAAGTGTCTTTCTAGTTTGGTGAGGATGAGGATCCTCGAACACCTGGTCGGGTTTAAACAGTCTGATAAAATATGGGAGATATaatctgaaaacaacaacatataacTTGTCAGGACTGTTGTTATTATACCTCGTCCATCTGCAGGAGGGCCCATGTGGAGCGGGCTTCTGGCAGTGACACCCGTCCATCTTTGTTGCCATCGGCGATGGAGAGGATCTGGCTGACGAGGCTGGCGAGGTTAGCCTGCTCTCCAAGCTTGGACTGGTGGAGAGAAAAGAACAGACACTCAGAGAGGGTCCTTCAGGCTTCAGTTCATTTCACAGACTAAAACATTTGGATTTTCTGTATGACGCTCTCTGACTCAGGTCCTTTACCTTGAGGTGATTAAAAACCATCTCTCTGAACTTCTCCACCGATGTGCCTCTGGTGGGCTTGTCAAACACGGGGGCCTCTCTCCGTGGCTCCGGCTCCTCGCCCAGCTCGTAGTGCACGACCTCGCCCAGTTTACAGCGGATGATCCCATCATGGTCTCCCCAGCTTCCTGTGTAAACCTGACCAAACGAATCTTTAAAGGATaacttcacccaaaaaaaaagctgaaaattgAGAGTAGTGGAGTTACAAGTTCAACAGAAAGTAAACATTGTGTCCTACCTGGTTGTTTGGCAGTGTTGACAGACACCTGCTCATGTAGAGCGTTTCTTTGTCACACAGACTGCTGCAGGCCGAGCCATCAATGATCCCCTTCCTGTATTTATCACACTtggagaaaatgtaagaaagtGTGATATAGTGTCAAGTCTCTTTATAGTTTTATTCTCTAGGTCTTAAACAGAGAAGTAGaagttttacaaaataaaaatccattACAAAAATCATTCAAAACGAGGTCCAAACAAATAAGGATGAACAAACAAGGTCAGTACTCACAATGGCATTCTTGCACTCGTGTCCTCTGCACAGCTCTGTGTAGGCAGAGTATTGCACATAGATCACCCAGCTCCCCACCAGCACCGTCAGCCATGTGAGGAACAGGTACTTCACCCGCACAAAGGAGATCCGAGCCTACGAGGGGAgagcacaaacagaaatgtaagtCCAGAGTATGTTCACTGTACTGTGCAATCGTGAAAATGTTGaagtccttttttaaaatcccttCACGTGTGTGTTCTGAAGTTATTAATCTGAGATGTTCTGCCTGCATTAACATGTTATCCAGGCACAGTACCTGGAAAGGGTGTCGATCCAAGCGAGACATTTGCACTCCCTAATCAAACCTGATCACATAATAGGTTACCATGGTGACAGCATGGGGGTGTCCCATAACAAGGTACAGCCTAGCTGATTAGTCGCCTACAATAGCTCAGTAAGCTGGGGGTACAGATCCAGTTGTTCCAGCATGCCATTCTGGTTATAGCtcgttaaaaaaaatctaattactGCCTGTGTCACAGGATTCATGCAGCACATGTCTCACAATGCACCTTTAGACAGAGGGCCTGTTGTTTCTGTCACATTGTGCAAGTAAATGCAGTAAGTCAGTTATTTTCCACGGTGATAACACACAGAAATGGTGTGATATAAACAgaagtctgttttctgttttcgtGAGTAGCATATAGGGACATCTCGTTGTACAACCCTgatgtaaaatgataaaataaatcaacctTGAGTCTTCACTTCTCAAGAACAGTGGAGATTCAGAGCACCAAAACTCAGAAGAAAAACTAACTGTGATCTAAAGGCAAAACAACATGGTTGaaaagaacagaacagaacaagaGCAgcatctgatgttttatttcagcCTGTTTATTATACTTATTAATTAACTtaaaaggataagttcacccaaaaaagaaattcagtcattatcctcTCAACCCCGTACTGatggaaaacatttctggggcttcacagaaaaacaatgctgcagcattctcctaaacagctaaAGTAGATcaggacttgtttaaaaaaaatccaaaaataaaatggctccatacagtttgtCCGGCAAAgtccaagtctccggaagctgACACTtttgaagattttggctttaaagagactgtaaataacatattttcaaatcaatttgggatcttggattatgctggatgggctgtatggagccattttttgtttgtttaaggttgttttctttcagtccatatctacttcagttgtttatcaGAATggtgcaacactgttttgctgtgaagctctagaaatgtttgtggactacgagacttcactTTCCATCAGCTTGACattgaatagataatgactgaattatctttttttgtcttttttgagtGAACCTATCCTTTAGGCATTGATTTCacattggcaaaaaaaaaaaatactgtgaagATTAAAGTCTTCCATTTGagttataaaacagaaaaggaagCAACTCTTCAAAATATGAAACTGCACAACAAATGTGTCCATGTTTATTGGAACTGACTGATGGATCAGTTAATCAAATGATCATTATAGACTTATTATGACTACTGCAAGTAAAAAAACACGGAGAAAAGTAAGTTGTTGGAAAGCGCAGCGGAGCGGTAAAAAGAATTTAGGTCAAATTTGCTGTGGAAGCCACAGTATGTGACTTCTGCGGTAAGTTTTTCTCCACGGACTGTAACTGCACTTGGGGAGGATAAAGTGATTTTGATTCTCACTCTGATCACATGGCAGGAACAGCttatgttgtgtgtattttggcAGCGTGCTGTTCCTCTCATTTCAGCTCCAGCACGGTTTCCAAATCCCAACAAAATATGCACCCACTGAGGCAGGGACCAAACACGAGCCCTTTTTATCTTTGATGTGCTGTGATTATAGTTCTTAGTAAACAAGCTCTGATCTGGACAGAAGATCTCTCTGTTTTGTGTCCATATAAACTGCAGCAGAAATTAAAGCATCAGAGCCACACGGATGGTTTAATTACTGTAATGAAAATCAGATTCTTCTAAGATTAAGGCATAGAACTTCTTTGTGGGTTTTGGGTGTAGTAAAACCCTGATGATGTCTGGAGTGTTTTTGTTCACAAATATGCAACACAGCCCCACAGTGAGCTAGAGGCTTTACAGAAAAGCAAGAAAACCATAATCTTCCTGCCTCGCGTTCCCTTTGGTGCATTACAACAAATTGTCCATTGGCATCAGCAGGCTATTATGAGACATCTCCAGTGCGAACAGAAGTGGGCCTCCAGGGAGGGAACAGGAGGCATCAGAGGAGTGTAGAGCAACAACACACCACTATCAGATCTGAGGCGATATACACAGTCATGTGTGCACGTTTTTCTGTCTGGTGGTGTGCCTCAGCGTGTCTGCAAACCCATGATGAGGCCTCTGAGTTAAAGAAGTGAAACCTGAGCAGCAGAGAGTTGCACTCCTTCTCAGTGGTCCtcaactgtctcctcttccATTGAACTGAATGTCGTGTTTGTCTTAGCTAAGAAAACATTAGATAAACTTAACTGATCACagacagggaggaaaaaagtATATACACTAGTCAAACTTAGTTAGGGATATtaggatattttagtgtttcacttgattgtttattctgtgatgtatctgaatttttattttgtgttttgttaatatCTTTTGGTCCCAAAAATAATGTGGCACATTTCACTCGACTTTTACTGCATATCCAAGCAAGTGAATATATGCAACCATATCCAATAActctaactaattttgagtagtgtactGTTCTGCAAATGTAAAGTGACTCAGAGGTTGAACTCAGTGAGAAAAGttaagtaaaaaacaaaagaatttcAAATATTACACTTGAAGACGAGTGTAATAAAAGCAACAGTTTTAAGTCATTATGAATTCAGTCCTGAGCCGATGGAAAGtcaaagttttgtagtccacgaaacatttctggagcttcactgtaaaacagatttaaagcattctccttaacaactaaaataaatggagacttgtttaaaaaatgttgtttttttccaaaaacaagCTGGagaatttgtattttatctccagttgtgtttttgtccccCCCCAtctaattcagttgtttaggagaatgctgttttactgtgaagccccagaaatgttttatggaatATGAAACTTGAAACACCTgcctttccatcggcatgatGGTGAATAGATAAggactgaatttccattttatggTTAATGGTTATCCTTTAACCTAATCCACCAAATGAAAGGGCATGTCCTTAAAGAGTATAGTAGTATACCACAGGTAAGGTGGGTAAAGGAAGCTGGTAATGAGTAGTGCAGACAGGAAAACGCTTCAAACTGCAAAGGCACACAGTACATAAACCCTGTGGCGCTGTACGATTACCAGCTGTCAACAGTTAGATTCAGTTACTGAGCATCAACCCTCATGAAGTATTGACTTCTTACAGTCGTGTCGGAGACAGGAACAGAAGACCTGCAGTATCACAGGAGCTCTCTTCAGGGTGTTTTCTACGGAGTCCACAGAACTCCTCAGGACAGAGCCCATTcagtttgtgtcttcctgtctgcAGGCACAATGTGActgcccacacacaccacagcacagAGATGGTTGATACCATCCCTGAGTGCAAAAGGCATCTTTACAGCCTAATTAACTTCTTCCTATTACACCCCACAACAGGGCAAAGGTACTTCAGAACGGCAGTGTTGGTATCAAAGAGACTCAACAGGAAAGAGAGAAATTCACCGAACCCCAATCTGGCTTTCATGTGGCCTATTGAACTCTGCTACTTTGAAATTCAAAAGACATTTGTCCTACATTAGTCAAATAGGTGTTCAGATGTTATGTGGCTGTTTGTCACGTCCTGTAACAGACATGAATAGCCTGCCTCGGCCAACACGTGTTGGTGCGTCAACACCCTGCAAGACTTCTTTTTAGATTTGCATGCAGATTTTGCATTATGTAGGTGTGTGGACATTTACCTAAATATAAAAAGGTACAAATTAAGTTGGAAGTGCGCTCCGTAGGCTACAAAGTGCACTAATCTGCTAAAATATCCTACTAGAACTAAAAGTCCAGCCAAAATCACTCCTGTCCTTGCACATACAAACTCTGCACCCAAACAGGAACAGAGGAAACCCTGACAAAGGACATGAGacagaatgtaaacacataCGCGACCACACTTTCAACTCGTACAGCCACAAGAATTACACAAGTTGTTTGTGTAATTCTTGTGGCTGTACGGCATGTGAAAATAATTATCCTGGAAAGGACAataaaatctatctatctaactCTAAATTGAAAGAAACCACTTGTGCacagtgttgtttgtgtgtacagGATGAAATGTGGCGAAATTCAGTCTGATTTCGTTGAATTAACCAGCACCAACACTAGAGTAGTCAAAAATTGGCTGAATAGAGATGTGATCAGCTCTGCCAACTGGTTTTACCACCTGAGCCTGTTAGATTGTAGTCCATGCTCAAAGTTGCAATGCAGTCACTGTATTGCATGTTGTGATGTAGGAATGTTTACTCTTTCCTCAGGCAAATCCTCCAGTACTCTGTACTGAACTGGAGCTGGCAGCAGACCACTGGTACTCAAATCAGAAGGCTCAACCTTATTTTCCTATCAAAACTGCTGCTCTGGCTAAGGGTGAGTGAACGTCTTGG
It encodes the following:
- the dipk1aa gene encoding divergent protein kinase domain 1A: MAKGLFPRAWVKKSFYFQARISFVRVKYLFLTWLTVLVGSWVIYVQYSAYTELCRGHECKNAICDKYRKGIIDGSACSSLCDKETLYMSRCLSTLPNNQVYTGSWGDHDGIIRCKLGEVVHYELGEEPEPRREAPVFDKPTRGTSVEKFREMVFNHLKSKLGEQANLASLVSQILSIADGNKDGRVSLPEARSTWALLQMDEVLLGLLLQDRGHTPRLLGYCGDLYMTERVAYRPLYGLSLPWPLVSWVPSGMQRTMDQWFTPSWPRKAKISMGLLELVEDIFHGTYGSFLICDLAAAHFGYTDRHELRLTHTRAVVPEAEFRRTMRALKCETDADCVYGVDCRTSCDVPEKRCREEPVQPNLAKACSTLKDYLLRGAPSGMREELERQLYACMALKGNAGQMNMEHSLILNNLKALLWRQISHTKDS
- the rpl5a gene encoding 60S ribosomal protein L5a codes for the protein MGFVKVVKNKSYFKRYEVKFRRRREGKTDFFARKRLVVQDKNKYNTPKYRMIVRFSNRDLCCQIAYAKIEGDHIVCAAYSHELPKYGITVGLTNYAAAYCTGLLLARRLLHKFGMDQVYEGQVEVTGDEFNVESIDGQPGAFTCYLDAGLARTTTGNKVFGALKGAVDGGLSIPHSLKRFPGYDIESKEFNAEVHRKHIMGMNVADYMSYLMEEDEDAYKKQFSRFIKNGVTPDTVEEMYKKAHAGIRANPVHEKKPKKDVKKKRWNRAKLSLAQRKDRVAQKKASFLRAQEQEEGDG